GTATTGAGGGAGTCAATCAAAATATTCACCAGAATCCTCAATACAATtgcaaaagatgtggaaaagATTTTGATTATGGTATTAACTGGTaagtttatagttttaaatCTTATACTGGTATACTCTCAATTTGTTATAAGTTCATATACTAATTAGCTTTTATATCTTTAGTTACCACTTGGTTGTACGTGTTAGCGATGAATCAAATGTTGAAGCCAAGTTTGTGCTTTTCAACAATATCGCGGAGAAGCTAATTAGAAGACCTGCGTTTCAGTTGGTCGAAGAGGCTCCTCAGGTATTTGCTTAATTTTTAATAGGgggattaaaaaatatattatttcgaTACTTTACATCGTAAATGAATACTTATGTTTTATAGGAAAATCCACATTTTGTACCACAATCTCTAACTGAATTGATTGGGAGGAAAATTCTATTTATGCTGACAATCGAATCTAATggtcaaaaagaacaaaattcaGCATATGTTGTTGATTCAGTTGTTGACAATGCAGAAATAATCGAACTCTTTCATCCACatgtaagttttgtttttactcttatataaactatttttagtataGTTACATTttctaacaaaattatttatttatgcagCCACATGTTGTCATATTTCATGATTATGACTCGGATGACGAGTGAGTATTAAAAGAATCATTGCTAATACAAAATGAAGGAAGAAAGTTGAAGTCATTATGCACTTGAAAGTACAAGCGTTTACGCAATTATTTGTTATTGgcattattttaaacaatttcattatgttttccattattttccttgtgcgtttttgttttttaacaatgaataataaattgttttaatataacTGGTTTATAAAACAACTACTATACCACTTTGGGAGAGATCATAGCAcatttaatctttaaaaaattttcaaaagaataaCCCAATCAGTTGCAATTTAGAtcccaaaaataattttatatctaagGTGAAAAAATATGGGGGTTCTATATATGGTAAACTTACAGAAACAATCATTTACAATAAATGTACACAGCTAACAACAGATGATTCGTCCaatcaaaagaaatatcaactgttttccaaaaaaatatcatattcacCTACGCAAGGAATATAAACACGGTAAGAAATTAATACCAACTTTAGAATTGGCAACAATTGATTTTGCATATATTTCAAATGATGGTAAAACCTAATGGTCTTCAATCTATCTTTATTATATTGATTAAATATGTCGTCTTCTGAATTCCATAGTCTTCATTTTCTGTCAAACTATATAAGTTTGTTGAAGCCTTTTTTCTAACTGCATTCGGAAAATTCTATAGCTAGAGTCCTGTTCTTACAAAAGACACAAGCAATATCTGAAAAGTCTGACGCATGAAGAGAAGTAATCCACTGGGAACAGACAGTGGGAAGAAACCAccgaagattaaaaaaattggtatgttttccttaaaataaatataaatctttatgaatatattataattttcgtACAACCGTGTATATATAACTGAGTATATGTAACCGATTCGTATTGAAAAtttatacaaagaaaataaaattctctaaaacaaatatatttcataagaaTTTGGTAGACATTTTTAAGTGACACACTTTTAATAATGATTGTTTTTGCTGCCACACTTTGATAACATAGGTATCAATGACAAAGAGAATACTCCAAGGAGGAATGTAACACAAAAGTCATCCATCACAAACGTTTCACCAGAAACAACAATCAATCCTTTTAGAACCCCCTTTCATAATGTTACAAATCAAGTGTTTCGACCCATTAATCCACAGCCATCGGAGCCTAAACCTGGATTAACACAGCAAGCTAGAAAAGCGAGAAAGGAAATACTGAATAACAAAAGAACAATAGGCCTTACTACCACAAATAGAGGTTACTCTCTTCTCGGTTTGATTTTGCGGACGTTGATTTTTGTTAATCTGCCAAAGAACAAAACATTTCTGACCATGATCTACGTTTAATTAAACAGTGACATGGATTTTCAAGCCAACAAAGCCATCAGTTGTACCAAATATCGGTAATACTTTCTTTTCCAGTGCTACTTATGCAAACATTTCTCGATATTGCATTTCTTATTTTCAAAGGTTATTGTACTTACGTCTGCAGGTTCCTGTACTTCAACCCAAACTTCACTAAATCTCTCAAATGGCAGTGGCTCTGTAACCAACATGGACCCATCGAGTATAGAAACCGGTAACTAATCACGGCCGATAACATAAGTTATTTTTGAagtagtattattttaaattaatagtaaAGACAATAGTAATAATGTACTCTGATTGAGAGAAAgtttcttataataaaaaaatgttatcttTTAGCTTCAATTGGTAATCAAAAATCTATTATCGGGAGTACCAACATTTGCTTCAGGAAACGTAAGATAATTGGATCACCTCCATCGGTGAattcaaaaactaaacaaaagaaaggtAACAACGGGTTTATATAATAATGAAGGCATATATATTGTATGGTACTATATCTAAAGTGCGACTAAACTTATACTTTTCCAAAAACAGCAAGGCCAGGTTCGAACATTACAGGACCATCGAGTTCTGGTCTTCCACCATTGTTTGAAACAGATTCAAATCCTGAAGGTATTACTGACCCTGTTTTAATCCTAATAATATGATGATCCTCCAGCAATTTAAATGTTGTAGATGTTTACCAAATTCAGGAAATTCTAACATACTTACATtcgtttatatgtttaaatcaaTCTTTTCCAGCTACTCAGtgtccaaaccaaaacaaaacaaatgaattCATTCCTCCACCAAGGTTCATCGTACAGGACCATCCTGAAGGTATAAAGTCTTTTCCATCTATATACTtagacatttatttatattcattgATGATATTCGATTTTATATGTTGTGATTTACTTTTTCACGCAGCTTATAATAATCGATATGAAATGGAGAGTGAGTCTGAAAATGAAGATGAATATGACGACAATCAGACTTACAGTGGCTATCCTGGTGGAGAGTCTTTGATAAACCCATCACCACAACATATCCCACAACAAGAAAATCATACCGTTACTTCATCTATTACTATAGGGTTACAAAAAAACGGTGATGACTTCAAAATTGTACAATCTCTTgataataaataacaatttattagttattttttatccTAATGAGAGCATTTTTTATATAGGTTATTACGACGAAGGGGATCCAGTTTGGAATTGTAGGTTTTGTCAAGCATACATGTGGTATGGTGAAAGAATTGGAAAACGCCGTCGTAGCAAGAAACCTGTCTTCTCAATGTGTTGTAAACATGGAAAAGTTGTGCTTCCTCGCCTCGCGAATCCTCCAATGGAGTTAATGTATTTGTTATGCAAAGGAGACGAATTAAGTAAACATTATCGAGAGTTTATACGAGCTTACAATATGATGTTCTCTTTCACATCACTTGGGGGAAGATAGATCATTCTATTAACAATGGTCGTGGACCATTTGTTTTTCGAATGTCCGGTGAGAACTATCATCGTATTGGTGATATAGTTCCCGAGCCTGGACAAGCTCCAAAATTCTCCCAGCTGTATATCATTGATACTTTAAATGAGATAAAAAATAGACTTGACGCTTATGCCGGGTAATTTTGTAGACTTTCTGAACTTATTATGACTATATTTTAGGAATTTGCAAGTTTGTCTACAATTTTTGAACTTATTTTTGATTCTTAATATACTGGACAGGTCGGACGGAGCTAGCGCTAAGAAACTAAGAGAAccacttgttcttcttctgcagAATATGTTAGATCAGTATAATCCTCATGTTAAGGCTTTTAGATCTGCAAGAGATAGGTTCGACGTGGAAGGATCAACAGGTTATAGGATGAGGTTGATTGAAAGTCGGCAATCTGATGGACGGACCCATAATCTGCCCACTGCAAATGAAGTTGCTGCTTTGATACCTggagattttgttttaaatatggaGCCCCGAGATATTGTTCTAGAGAGTACAAGTGGAAAGTTGCAAAGGATAAGTGAATTACATCCGGCGTATTTGCCTCTGCAGTATCCACTATTGTTTCCATATGGAGAGGATGGTTTTCGATTAAATATTCCAATTGGTTTTGAAGACACGGCTGGGAGAAAACGCAAAAATGTAACTATGCGTGAATACTTTGCATTTCGCATTTTAGAGAGGAAGGGGGAAGCACCCACGATTACGAGATCCGGAAGATTGTTTCATCAGTTCCTTGTGGACGCCTACACAATGATAGAATCGAGTAGACTGCGTTACTTATGGCTGAATCAGAAAAAACTCCGGTCAGTTAGTTATGATGCAATCCAGAAGGCAGCTGCAAAAGGCGGAGCTAAGATGGCTGAGCAAGGGAGCCGAATTTTCATCCCAGCAACTTTCACCGGAGGAAAACGTTATATGAAGCAGCATTACTACGATGCCATGGCTTTGTGCAAGTACTATGGATTTCCAGATCTTTTCATCACTTTTACGTGCAATCCAAAATGGCCTGAAGTTACAAGGTATCTGAAAAAATATAACCTTACCACCGAAGACAGACCTGAAATTTTGTGTAGAGTTTTCAAGATGAAACTCGATAATCTTATTGAGTTTTTGACAAACAAGGACGGCTCCTTATTTGGCCCAGTTTCTGCAGGTAAATCTCCTAACAAATTTGTAACATTAATGCcggtgtttttttatttgtttttcaagGAACTACTTTAGATAGTATTTTCATCAGTTAAAATGTctgttcttgttttcttttctgttttgtcAGTAATGTACACGATTGAGTTTCAGAAAAGAGGAATGCCACACGCTCATATTCTCGTCTTCATGCAAAATGGAGCCAAATTTCCAACAGCTGATCATATAGACACTATTATATCGGCTGAGATACCTGACAAGACGGTAGATCCAGACCTGTATGCAATCGTTGGGGATTGTATGATGCATGGTCCTTGCGGTCCAGCAAAGAAGGATAATGTATGTATGGTTAACGGTAAATGCTCTAAGATGTTTCCGAAACGACTGAACATCAGGACATCGATTGACGCAAATGGATTTCCAGCTTACATGCGTCGTATTGATGGTAGGTTCATTGAGAAAAATGGAATCAGATTAGACAATGGATATGTTGTACCTTACAATAGAAACCTCATGCTTAGATATCACGCGCATATGAATGTCGAGTGGTGCATCCAAACGCGTGCTGTTAAGTATCTTTTCAAATATATCCATAAGGGACCTGATTATGCTTCAGCTGCAATggataaagaagatgaagatggcgtCATCGACGAAATCAAAACATATTACGACTGCaggtattattatatttattattattacttagTTTCTATGTGTGCATGAACCGAAAATAACTGCATAATCTATTAAAGTATATCCttagacaaatatatatactatcgTATAGAATAGtaataaaacattgtttttacaattaaattattacattattaaaaattaaatactactttcttttacattttaaggTCTACGATTGTTGTTTCTAATTTATGTTTATCGTATTtctatattagatatataactGCATGCGAGTCATCGTGGCGGGTTCTTGCTTTTCCTACACATTTTCGTACTACTTCTGTAGAGAAACTTGGATTTCATCTCCCTGATCAGGAGCTGGTGTTTTTTTATGAAGATGAACCTATTGAGAGTATCCTCAAGAAAAAATCTGTCAACCAATCCATGTTTCTGGCGTGGTTCATAGCAAATCAAAAATATCCAGAGGCAAGAGATTTGACATATGCCGAATTTTcaacaaaatttgtttggaaagcAAGTATGAGAGAATGGGTACCACGTAAACGAGGCTTTGCGATAGGGAGGATTGCACATATTAATCCAGCACAAGATGAGCTATATTTCTTAAGAGTAATGCTAAATTGGGTAAGAGGGCCGAAATCGTACGAGGATATAAGAACAGTTGATGGTGTTGTATATTCTACATACGAAGATGCTTGCTATGCTTTGGGTTTGATGGATGATGACAAGGAATACATAGAAGCTATCAAAGATTGTAGTGATAATAGTTCTGGCACGTATGCGAGGAAGCTTTTTTCGAGAATGTTGGTATCCAAAACATTATCTCAGCCTCATGTTGTGTGGGAAGCTACTTGGGAGTATCTAACCGACGATATTCTCTACAAGAAACGACGACAAACTGGAAATCCGGtgagattttttcttattaaacgaaatatgttttaaatcaGGTCTCtcttatgtaattaatttttcaaattttcagagTTGAACTTGACCATAGATCATATCAAAAACATTGCTCTAACCGAGATTCAAAATCATTTGCTTAGCAATGGTCGTAGCCTCCAGAAATGGCCCCTAATGCCAAAGCCAGATGATTTTGGTTGTTACAACGGCAATCGCCTTATAGATGATGAGCTTAAGTATGTTGTGGAAGATCAGCTAAAGGAAAATGAAAGACTTATGGCGATGATAACAGATGAGCAAAGAGGGGTTTACAACGAGATTTTGGATGCAGTTTTAAATGATAGCGGTGGAGTGTTCTTTCTTTATGGTTATGGAGGCACAGGTAAAACCTTCGTATATAGAGCACTCTCATCAGCAATCCGATCTAGACGTATGATTGTTCTAAATACCGCATCCAGTGGAATTGCTGCATTATTGTTGGAAGGAGGTAGAACCGCACATTCCAGGTTTGGTATTCCGATAGATGCCGACGAGTTTACTACTTGCAAGAAAATGGAGCCAGGATCAGATCGTGCAGAATTAGTTAAAGCAGCAAAGCTCATTGTATGGGATGAGGCGCCTATGATGAGCAGACACTGTTTCGAGACTTTGGATCGTTCTATGCGTGATATTATAAGATCTTCTGAAGACAAACCTTTTGGAGGTAAAGTAGTTGTTTTCGGTGGAGATTTCAGACAGATTTTACCGGTCATACCTGGAGGTGGTAGAGCAGAGACTGTTTTGCAAGCTCTTAATTCGTCATATCTTTGGGAGCACTGCAAAGTTCTGAAGCTAACAAAAAACATGAGATTGCTCGCTGGGCTTACTGATGATGCAGCAAAAGACCTTCAATCCTTCTCAAAATGGATTTTGGATGTTGGAgatggaaaaataaatttgcCAAACGACGGTCAGGTTGACATTGACATCCCTTCTGATCTGTTGATCAAAAATATTGGAGAAGATCCGATTCAAACTATTGCAAAGGaggtttatggacaagcttttcaaacctcagaagataaggatttgtatagacatcgagccattctcacacccacaaatgatgaagttgataaaataaatgattacatgctttcgcagttgccagGTAACATTTGATTCTGTTTACTCTTATGTTCGACTAACTTTTTACATTATTCTAGAGTAAAGGATTTACACGTGCTTTCAGGTGAATACAAGGTTTACCTTAGCTCTGACAGTATAATCCCATCCGATGTTGATGTAGAAGAAAATGTTACCTATCCAACAGAGTTTTTGAACAGTGTTAGAGTGGCAGGAATGCCTAGACATAATTTGAAGCTGAAGGTTGGTGCTCCTATTATGTGTCTCCGTAACTTGGATTTGGTAGATGGCTTATGCAATGGTACTAGGCTAATTGTTACTCAGTTGCTCCCACATGTTATAGAAGGTAGAATTATAACTGGAAACAGTACTGCTGGAGACAAAGTCTGGATTCCTAGAATGTATGTCAGTCCACCTGACACAAAGTTTCCCTTCAGAATGCGTCGAAGACAGTTTCCCGTTACACTGGCTTTCGCGATGACCATCAACAAAAGTCAAGGTCAAACACTAGAAAGTGTTGGTTTGTTTTTGCCTAGGCCAGTGTTCTCACATGGTCAGCTCTACGTTGCACTTTCAAGAGTTAAGTCGAGATCTGGATTAAAATCCTAATAACTGGTAAAGAAAGGAAGGCCgagacaaaaacattgaatgttgtctacaaacaagtttttcaaaatattccgtAGGAAGGGTACGTGATTGTTACCAGTTTTTTccaatatctttttttaaaatatataaattgttacaattgtttttttttgtattggcAGATGGGTGGTGATGACTACGAAGATCGATACTATTTCATTCTCGGAAAAAAGTGTTCTCACTATTTTGATCATGGTATGTTAATTTAATATTGTGCCCGGAGAagataaaatttacaaatttgtaaatctttcaaattatacaaaaatacccgtccaatttcttacaaaatgatttttttttcaggtctcTCCTTGAAGTTGTTTTCTTTATCGAGAATTGTACTGAATACTTTATACAATTTATggataatatttttcaaatttattatcttctCTTTTAATGTGTCTACATACATTTTACGCCTCAAATTCATGCATACAAAAATTTTCACCTAAAAAACTCATCATAGCATATATACCATCCAATTCTAATTACtgataatgtaaaatatgtagtcatctctaaatatatactattaattatcgatttcgaaataaaaaattgatgcctaaacaaatattttttttccgaACATTGCAATTATACATATACACAATAACAACCTCTTGAGGCCAAGTTACTTTGTTCCATCTcctctttttaaaatattgactaCCATCATATGCACTCAGCCTAATGCTTTATTCCAAAATAGGTGGTCTTATGATATATAATCCGTTACTTCCAACCCCGACCAGTATTTTGAccatattttgaaattgtacattgcccgcacagggtgcgggccgGTCACCTAGTATGATTTttaagtgtttcaaaaaagatCACGCCAACCATTGATAATATGTGTTTTGTTACAAACATAAATGTATTATCGTGGTTCATTTTGTTAAAGAAACAAGTTAAATTGTTGATCTGAAATTCGGGTTCAAAGCTTTGCTTCCATACATCCTATGTTACATGGAAACGGAAAGCGGGTACGTGGAAGCAGAAGCGTAAGGAAGCGCAGANNNNNNNNNNNNNNNNNNNNNNNNNNNNNNNNNNNNNNNNNNNNNNNNNNNNNNNNNNNNNNNNNNNNNNNNNNNNNNNNNNNNNNNNNNNNNNNNNNNNGCCCTTCAAAATATTCATTTCAATGTTTACTAATTACTTTAATGCGAAGTAAAATTTGAACTGGTCTTAAATATACAATAGGGCCTTCAAACTGAAAACCCTAAGGTCCCATTAGTGTAAACCTAACTCTATAAATCAAGAAATTGCAAATCCTTAATCAACGTAGCAATACTTGTTTCTTAGCTTAACATGCAGCCGGGCAAGTATAGTTGGTCAATTTCTACACAGgtttgctctctctctcgagATCCAAACATTAATGCTGAACATTACTTTTCAAATTAAGGATTTATGCTTTATTTCTGTTAGGAACTATGCACATTTGATCAAACTTCACAGTCTTCGTATTGTTATGTAAGTGATTTTATTtatcacataaaatatttacatgacCTTTTACGTTTGGAGTACTTCTAGGGAATAACCTGTGGTATTATATTTTGCAGGTTTACGAAAAAGTAGAGAATCATACAGAGATTGAATTCCATCATAGACATCGATATCACAATATCATGACATTTATACACAGAGACCAATATTCATTCGAAATCAACGAAGACCAAGATAAATCCAAGTTTGTGTATTGGATGGAGAATAACAAACAAATACCTCAGGTAGTAAATGTGAAGTCTGCATTTGACGGTGGTGTTTGTAACTTTGTTTGGGATTCAAAAGCTAAATCATGGGCACCAAATATCCAGATTTGAAGTTTGCTACTATATTAAGACCTAATTTGTACAATTTATTGAATAATTGgtaacattttgttttattttagaaaaatttggAGATTTCTAAGTATATATTAGAGATACAGCATCGGTAATATTTGGTTCCACCTCCTCTAATACATAAGATTATTGATTTGTCGTTTACAAAGAAGGTGAATAACTTGACCTCTATATTATGTACTTGAAATATTTTGAGTGTTTAAATAAATGTCTTTTCTACCTATTACATGAGATCttaataatcatattttaagaAGATTTGATTGCAAATAAATTGCCTGCTAACGTCAATCATATTTATTAACATTCAATCAATATAAAGTAGTTTCATTGtgataagttaatatataatcTTACCATATGTAAAACACCATTTACGGTCTCCGTTTTGTTTTTGGAAGGTGAAGTACTTGACCAGAAGTAATagtatgaaatttaaataattatatttcttttgtatttattacCAAAGATTTTTATCTTCCATTTTAGAAACCCGAGTAATTAGGTTGCCATCGCGACTAAAGTCAATAAATCCGCACAAAAGCatgtaaatttatattcaaaGTACAAAAGGAAAAATAGTTGTTATCAATTAATATGATATGAATTTTGGAGATTGTGTCGACcttcaaataaaacaaacaaagtaGCAACTTAGAAAATTGaacgaaatatataaataatcatgtaAAAACATAAGTACTTTTACATGCGTTTATAGATAATATCAGATGAAAACTTGAATCTTTAGTTGTTTTTACTCATAGCAAACTCAACAAATTGATTAAGCCTTTCATAGTAGTAACCATGGTTGCATACTCGACCACGTCTTTTCCTTGAGCGGCAACCACAGAGTGTCTCAAGGTTGGCACGAGCTATATAGTAGCCTTGGTTCATGAAGTACGGGATATCAGTCAGAGATTTCTTGACTCTTTCCCAGCATTGATCGGAGGTTGAACGATTTTCCTTCCATCCCAGTTTATCCAAATACTTCTGACCTTTATGAAATCGTTCTACAGCAAGCAGTGACAAACCATAAAGATACGTACCGTCTATATAACCTCCATCCGATGATTGGCGTAAATGATATAGGCCTGCCTGCTCGTCTTCCTTTACGAACAATTGAAGAATGCCCTCAATATAGTGTGCCTCAGGGTTCCCACTCTCCAAGCATAGTTCCTTGAACTCTAAGTGTTTAGACAGCATTTCGGTTGGTTGGGCAGCAAAATATGACAAGGAAATGTTTCTGAAGTAGTTGGTGCGATCTGAGTTGGAGTGATCGTCATTTGAGGACGCAGAATCACCGATGGATATGATGTCATAATTGTTTACCGATGCATCTTCTCCCATCTTCAAAGTAGTGTCTTTCTTCTCGggaagtatatttttttaattaaggtaTTGTTTAGAAACAATTGATAATGAGAATGTTGTGAAAGTAATGTAGGAAGTTGTAGGATAGTTAtaaagaataattttatttcttacatGATGTGATTGAACGTGCCAAGAATGCTGTTTACGTGGAAGGAAAAAAATGGTTACCAAGTTGTTATTACCAAGGATGCTAGAAGTACGTGCTAAAAAAGGAGAAGGGACGCCACATGCAGAAGGGTCTACACCTTCTAGGCTAAAAGGCTGTGGTAATTGTATTGTCATTTAATAACAGGATATTGTCGTTGATTTTCTTGGCATGCACCAATAGTTAGCATCAAAATAATATGTTAGTAATAAAAAATGTAGAAAGTAAAACATCAATTAGACCAATAATAGTaaccataatatatttatgtagtTCTATAAATttgcttatttaaattaagCTGTCAATTTAGGAAATGCAGTAATGGTTGTGATAGAAATAAATTTAGGAAGGCATATATTTTATGCCATTAACTATAATAAATGTTTCAAAATTACTTCACCATTACTCCTCGCCAGTCTCATATgtataagaatattttgttgctcAAGGAAAATATTTACTTgacttatttatttcatatatgcTCTTATAAGTATGAAATTAGTTATATGCTCGACCCTTGTGTAGATCATATTGAGCACAAAGAGGTTATAATATCCACTATATTTATTCTCTGTTATTAAGTTTTATAAACTCCATGAATTTTCATATTGCTTTTTTGTATACAGCGAAATGGCAGTGACAACCGTGAAGAAATCCATATCTGAAATGATTGAATCAAATTCGGTAAATATTTCGTCCTTTTGATAAATTgacaaaatgtatttttgtataaGGCAAAAGTAATTCTCAgcatctaattttttaatatgatttgctTTCAATGTTGGTTCATAGTCTGGAAAGTTTATGGTTGTTGCTAAAATCGAGGCCATTGATTTGGAGAAACCATGGTATTACACGGCCTGCAAAATTTGCACAAGAAAAATGGATAGACTGTTAAATGGTATTGAGGGAGTCAATCAAAATATTCACCAGAATCCTCAATACAATTGCAAAAGATGTGGAAAGGATTTTGATTATGGTATTAACTGGTaagtttatagttttaaatCTTCATACTGGTATACTCTCAATTTGTTATAAGTTCATATACTAATTAGCTTTTATATCTTTAGTTACCACTTGGTTGTACGTGTTAGCGATGAATCAAATGTTGAAGCCAAGTTTGTGCTTTTCAACAATATCGCGGAGAAGCTAATTAGAAGACCTGCGTTTCAGTTGGTCGAAGAGGCTCCTCAGGTATTTGCTTAATTTTTAATAGGGGGAttaaagaatatattatttcGATACTTTACATCGTAAATGAATACTTATGTTTTATAGGAAAATCCACATTTTGTACCACAATCTCTAACTGAATTGATTGGGAGGAAAATTCTATTTATGCTGACAATCGAATCTAATggtcaaaaagaacaaaattcaGCATATGTTGTTGATTCAGTTGTTGACAATGCAGAAATAATCGAACTCTTTCATCCACatgtaagttttgtttttactcttatataaactatttttagtataGTTACATTttctaacaaaattatttatttatgcagCCACATGTTGTCATATTTCATGATTATGACTCGGATGACGAGTGAGTATTAAAAGAATCATTGCTAATACAAAATGAAGGAAGAAAGTTGAAGTCATTATGCACTTGAAAGTACAAGCGTTTACGCAATTATTTGTTATTGgcattattttaaacaatttcattatgttttccattattttccttgtgcgtttttgttttttaacaatgaataataaattgttttaatataattggtttataaaacAACTACTATACCACTTTGGGAGAGATCATAGCAcatttaatctttaaaaaattttcGAAAGAATAACCCAATCAGTTGCAATTTAGAtcccaaaaataattttatatctaagGTGAAAAAATATGGGGTTCTATATATGGTAAACTTACAGAAACAATCATTTACAATAAATGTACACAGCTAACAACAGATGATTCGTCCaatcaaaagaaatatcaaCTGTTTTCcgaaaaaatatcatattcacCTACGCAAGGAATATAAACACGGTAAGAAATTAATACCAACTTTAGAATTGGCAACAATTGATTTTGCATATATTTCAAATGATGGTAAAACCTAATGGTCTTCAATCTATCTTTATTATATTGATTAAATATGTCGTCTTCTGAATTCCATAGTCTTCATTTTCTGTCAAACTATATAAGTTTGTTG
This genomic stretch from Raphanus sativus cultivar WK10039 chromosome 3, ASM80110v3, whole genome shotgun sequence harbors:
- the LOC130509958 gene encoding LOW QUALITY PROTEIN: uncharacterized protein LOC130509958 (The sequence of the model RefSeq protein was modified relative to this genomic sequence to represent the inferred CDS: inserted 1 base in 1 codon) codes for the protein MDFQANKAISCTKYRFLYFNPNFTKSLKWQWLCNQHGPIEYRNRKRKIIGSPPSVNSKTKQKKARPGSNITGPSSSGLPPLFETDSNPEATQCPNQNKTNEFIPPPRFIVQDHPEAYNNRYEMESESENEDEYDDNQTYSGYPGGESDGASAKKLREPLVLLLQNMLDQYNPHVKAFRSARDRFDVEGSTGYRMRLIESRQSDGRTHNLPTANEVAALIPGDFVLNMEPRDIVLESTSGKLQRISELHPAYLPLQYPLLFPYGEDGFRLNIPIGFEDTAGRKRKNVTMREYFAFRILERKGEAPTITRSGRLFHQFLVDAYTMIESSRLRYLWLNQKKLRSVSYDAIQKAAAKGGAKMAEQGSRIFIPATFTGGKRYMKQHYYDAMALCKYYGFPDLFITFTCNPKWPEVTRYLKKYNLTTEDRPEILCRVFKMKLDNLIEFLTNKDGSLFGPVSAVMYTIEFQKRGMPHAHILVFMQNGAKFPTADHIDTIISAEIPDKTVDPDLYAIVGDCMMHGPCGPAKKDNVCMVNGKCSKMFPKRLNIRTSIDANGFPAYMRRIDGRFIEKNGIRLDNGYVVPYNRNLMLRYHAHMNVEWCIQTRAVKYLFKYIHKGPDYASAAMDKEDEDGVIDEIKTYYDCRYITACESSWRVLAFPTHFRTTSVEKLGFHLPDQELVFFYEDEPIESILKKKSVNQSMFLAWFIANQKYPEARDLTYAEFSTKFVWKASMREWVPRKRGFAIGRIAHINPAQDELYFLRVMLNWVRGPKSYEDIRTVDGVVYSTYEDACYALGLMDDDKEYIEAIKDCSDNSSGTYARKLFSRMLVSKTLSQPHVVWEATWEYLTDDILYKKRRQTGNPLNLTIDHIKNIALTEIQNHLLSNGRSLQKWPLMPKPDDFGCYNGNRLIDDELKYVVEDQLKENERLMAMITDEQRGVYNEILDAVLNDSGGVFFLYGYGGTGKTFVYRALSSAIRSRRMIVLNTASSGIAALLLEGGRTAHSRFGIPIDADEFTTCKKMEPGSDRAELVKAAKLIVWDEAPMMSRHCFETLDRSMRDIIRSSEDKPFGGKVVVFGGDFRQILPVIPGGGRAETVLQALNSSYLWEHCKVLKLTKNMRLLAGLTDDAAKDLQSFSKWILDVGDGKINLPNDGQVDIDIPSDLLIKNIGEDPIQTIAKELPGEYKVYLSSDSIIPSDVDVEENVTYPTEFLNSVRVAGMPRHNLKLKVGAPIMCLRNLDLVDGLCNGTRLIVTQLLPHVIEGRIITGNSTAGDKVWIPRMYVSPPDTKFPFRMRRRQFPVTLAFAMTINKSQGQTLESVGLFLPRPVFSHGQLYVALSRVKSRSXIKILITGKERKAETKTLNVVYKQVFQNIP
- the LOC130509959 gene encoding F-box protein At2g35280-like, with protein sequence MGEDASVNNYDIISIGDSASSNDDHSNSDRTNYFRNISLSYFAAQPTEMLSKHLEFKELCLESGNPEAHYIEGILQLFVKEDEQAGLYHLRQSSDGGYIDGTYLYGLSLLAVERFHKGQKYLDKLGWKENRSTSDQCWERVKKSLTDIPYFMNQGYYIARANLETLCGCRSRKRRGRVCNHGYYYERLNQFVEFAMSKNN